One region of Oryza sativa Japonica Group chromosome 5, ASM3414082v1 genomic DNA includes:
- the LOC4337724 gene encoding putative RNA polymerase II subunit B1 CTD phosphatase RPAP2 homolog has product MGPTTATDTGARMKPTTVASAVHRVQMALYDGAAASREPLLRAAASLLSGPDYADVVTERSIADACGYPACPNPLPSEDARGKAAPRFRISLREHRVYDLEEARKFCSERCLVASAAFGASLPPDRPFGVSPDRLDALVALFEGGGGGGDDGGLALGFGASGDGKEVEEGRKVEIMEKEAAGTGEVTLQEWIGPSDAIEGYVPRRDRVVGGPKKEAKQNDACSAEQSSNINVDSRNASSGESGMVLTENTKAKKKEATKTPLKMFKQDEDNDMLSSCISDSIVKQLEDVVLEEKKDKKKNKAAKGTSRVGKSKPAKRPVGRDGHEVDFTSTIIMGDRGSEMMDHGALGQYNFSSSILANEQPSSSQYAAIDSVQAYTEELDELFSNAVNIAKDETSDDSGRCTLRSSLKAVGSKNAGHSVKWADENGSVLETSRAFVSHSSKSQESMDSSVRRESAEACAAALIEAAEAISSGTSEVEDAVSKAGIIILPDMVNQQQYNNDYDNDKDAGENEIFEIDRGVVKWPKKTVLLDTDMFDVDDSWHDTPPEGFSLTLSSFATMWAALFGWVSRSSLAYVYGLDESSMEDLLIAGGRECPQKRVLNDGHSSEIRRALDTCVCNALPVLVSNLRMQIPVSKLEITLGYLLDTMSFVDALPSLRSRQWQLMVLVLLDALSLHRLPALAPIMSDSKLLQKLLNSAQVSREEYDSMIDLLLPFGRSTQSQASLPS; this is encoded by the exons atgggcCCCACCACGGCCACCGACACCGGCGCGAGGATGAAGCCCACGACCGTCGCGTCGGCGGTGCACCGCGTCCAGATGGCGCTCTACgacggcgccgcggcgtcgaGGGAGCCGCTGCTCCGCGCGGCGGCCTCGCTGCTCTCGGGGCCGGACTACGCCGACGTCGTCACGGAGCGCTCCATCGCCGACGCCTGCGGGTACCCGGCGTGCCCCAACCCGCTCCCCTCGGAGGACGCCCGCGGCAAGGCGGCGCCGCGGTTCCGCATCTCGCTCCGGGAGCACCGCGTGTACGACCTCGAGGAGGCCCGCAAGTTCTGCTCCGAGCGCTgcctcgtcgcctccgccgccttcgGGGCGTCGCTCCCGCCCGACCGCCCCTTCGGCGTCTCGCCCGACCGGCTCGACGCCCTCGTCGCGCTCTTcgagggcggtggtggtggtggtgatgacgGTGGGTtggcgctagggtttggggcgAGCGGCGATGGGAAGGAGgtggaagaggggaggaaggtGGAGATcatggagaaggaggcggctgGGACGGGGGAGGTGACGCTGCAGGAGTGGATTGGGCCGTCGGACGCCATCGAGGGCTATGTGCCTCGCCGTGATCGCGTCGTTGGAG GGCCAAAAAAAGAGGCTAAACAGAACGATGCTTGTAGTGCTGAGCAGTCCAGTAATATTAATGTGGATTCTAGGAATGCTTCTTCTGGTGAATCCGGCATGGTTCTTACTGAGAATACAAAAgcaaagaaaaaggaagcaACCAAAACCCCATTGAAGATGTTCAAGCAGGATGAAGATAATGATATGTTGTCGTCTTGCATATCGGATTCCATTGTGAAGCAGCTGGAGGATGTAGTTCTCgaagagaaaaaggataagaagaaaaataaagcaGCTAAAGGAACATCGAGGGTAGGTAAGAGTAAGCCTGCAAAAAGACCAGTTGGGCGTGATGGACATGAAGTGGACTTTACAAGTACAATTATTATGGGTGATCGTGGTTCAGAAATGATGGATCATGGTGCTCTGGGTCAATATAATTTCTCAAGTTCTATATTAGCAAATGAGCAGCCTTCATCATCTCAATATGCAGCGATAGATTCAGTGCAAGCTTACACTGAAGAACTAGATGAATTATTTAGTAATGCAGTTAACATTGCAAAAGACGAGACAAGTGATGATAGTGGTAGATGTACACTAAGATCTTCATTGAAGGCTGTTGGATCCAAGAATGCAGGGCATTCTGTGAAATGGGCAGACGAGAATGGAAGTGTGTTAGAGACAAGCAGAGCATTTGTAAGTCACTCCAGTAAATCTCAAGAAAGCATGGACAGTTCAGTAAGGCGTGAATCTGCAGAAGCTTGTGCAGCTGCGCTTATTGAAGCAGCAGAAGCTATTTCATCTGGCACATCGGAAGTAGAAGATGCAG TTTCAAAGGCAGGAATCATCATACTGCCGGACATGGTTAACCAGCAACAGTACAATAATGATTATGACAATGACAAAGATGCAGGGGAAAATGAAATATTTGAAATTGATAGGGGTGTTGTGAAGTGGCCGAAGAAGACTGTGCTTCTAGACACAGATATGTTTGATGTCGATGATTCTTGGCATGATACACCACCAGAAGGCTTTAGTCTAACT ctGTCCTCCTTCGCAACGATGTGGGCTGCATTATTTGGATGGGTATCCCGGTCCTCATTGGCCTATGTGTATGGGCTTGATGAAAGTTCTATGGAAGATTTGTTGATTGCAGGTGGAAGAGAATGTCCTCAGAAGAGAGTTTTAAATGATGGCCACTCATCTGAAATTAGAAGAGCTTTGGATACTTGTGTGTGTAATGCCCTGCCAGTTCTTGTATCAAACTTGAGGATGCAAATTCCAGTCTCAAAGTTGGAGATTACTCTG GGATACTTGTTGGACACGATGTCATTTGTTGATGCACTGCCTTCTCTGAGATCAAGGCAGTGGCAATTGATGGTTCTCGTGCTGCTTGATGCGCTCTCACTCCATCGGCTTCCTGCTCTTGCTCCAATAATGTCAGATTCGAAGCTTTTGCAGAAG CTTTTGAACTCGGCTCAGGTTAGCCGAGAGGAGTATGACTCCATGATtgatctcctcctccctttTGGAAGATCCACGCAGAGCCAGGCATCCCTGCCAAGTTAA
- the LOC4337725 gene encoding peroxidase 2, whose protein sequence is MTMRLAAAVVVMVVVAAAAMSVEAELSVDYYKKSCPGVENVVRYHVAKALKANRKEGAALVRLIFHDCFVRGCDASVLLDPTAENPHTEKTAPINIGLAAFELIDEIKAAVEERCPGVVSCADIVIYAARDASILLSNGHVHFDVLAGRLDGRVSRAADAQRDLPDSTFTISELIRNFRRKNFTIEELVILSGAHAVGVGHCSSLRARLTAPPEQILPGYRSLLAGKCAAGEDPIVPNNVRDEDPAAVAATIPSFLPKLRKFEFLDNSYYHNNLARIVTFNSDWQLLTEKKARGHVHEYADNGTLWDEDFSDALVKLSKLPLPPKAKGEIRRHCRRVNTHHY, encoded by the exons atgacgatgaggttggcggcggcggtggtggtgatggtggtggtggcggcggcggcgatgtcggtggaggcggagctgaGCGTGGATTACTACAAGAAGAGTTGTCCCGGAGTGGAGAACGTGGTGAGGTACCATGTCGCCAAGGCGCTCAAGGCGAATCGCAAGGAAGGCGCCGCCCTCGTCCGCCTCatcttccacgactgcttcgtcagg GGGTGCGACGCGTCGGTGCTGCTGGACCCGACGGCGGAGAACCCGCACACGGAGAAGACGGCGCCGATCAACATCGGCCTCGCCGCGTTCGAGCTCATCGACGAGAtcaaggcggcggtggaggagcggTGCCCGGGCGTggtctcctgcgccgacatcgtcatctACGCCGCCCGCGACGCCTCCATCCTCCTCAGCAACGGCCACGTCCACTTCGACgtcctcgccggccgcctcgacggccgcgtctcccgcgccgccgacgcccagCGCGACCTCCCGGACTCCACCTTCACCATCTCCGAGCTCATCCGCAACTTCCGCCGCAAGAACTTCACCATCGAGGAGCTCGTCATCCTCTCCGGCGCCcacgccgtcggcgtcggccacTGCTCCTCCCTCCGCGCCCGCCTCACCGCGCCACCCGAGCAGATCCTCCCGGGATACCGCAGCCTCCTCGCCGGCAagtgcgccgccggcgaggacccGATCGTGCCCAACAACGTCCGCGACGAggaccccgccgccgtcgccgccaccatcccGTCCTTCCTCCCGAAGCTGAGGAAGTTCGAGTTCTTGGACAACAGCTACTACCACAACAACCTCGCGAGGATCGTCACCTTCAACTCCGATTGGCAGCTGCTCACGGAGAAGAAGGCGCGCGGCCATGTCCACGAGTACGCCGACAATGGCACGCTCTGGGACGAGGATTTCTCCGACGCGCTCGTCAAGCTCAGCAAGCTGCCATTGCCGCCCAAGGCCAAGGGCGAGatccgccgccattgccgccgcgtCAACACCCACCACTACTGA